In the genome of Quercus robur chromosome 3, dhQueRobu3.1, whole genome shotgun sequence, one region contains:
- the LOC126719689 gene encoding uncharacterized protein LOC126719689 — translation MAEALLKVQKYMNVEEPLAAIGGAKKKKEKEDDRRGQKRDRVDRRNDEGNRRREDKNPRPTKFTPLMMPIDQILTEIRDEPSLKWPRPLHSTPSLRDKRKYCHFHKDHRHYTEDCRDLKEQIEELICNGKLQQYVKRGDSGRYVQKSQQVGSWRDEDRPPPRPQSALGEIKTIVGGPTTEGSFKSLRKSYQRQVNSVHSIPPLKQRRTNGDMYFSEEDARSVKQPHDDPLVIMIMIEGFNTRRVLVDSGSSADIIYLPAF, via the coding sequence ATGGCCGAAGCATTGCTGAAAGTGCAGAAGTATATGAATGTGGAAGAACCTTTAGCAGCCATTGGCggagcaaaaaaaaagaaggaaaaggaggacGATCGGCGAGGACAAAAAAGGGACCGGGTGGATCGACGGAATGACGAAGGAAATAGGCGGAGGGAGGACAAGAACCCTCGTCCAACGAAATTCACACCGTTGATGATGCCCATTGACCAGATTCTAACGGAGATAAGGGACGAACCGTCTCTCAAGTGGCCAAGACCACTCCATTCAACGCCTAGTTTGCGCGACAAGAGGAAATATTGCCATTTTCACAAAGACCATAGACATTACACAGAGGATTGCAGGGATCTGAAGGAGCAGATTGAAGAGCTCATCTGTAATGGGAAGCTACAACAGTATGTAAAAAGGGGAGATTCCGGCAGGTACGTCCAAAAAAGCCAACAAGTCGGTTCATGGAGAGACGAAGACCGCCCCCCACCTCGTCCACAAAGCGCACTGGGGGAGATAAAGACCATCGTCGGGGGACCAACCACAGAGGGATCATTCAAATCCCTCAGGAAGTCATATCAAAGACAGGTAAACAGTGTTCACAGTATACCTCCCTTGAAGCAAAGACGAACCAACGGAGATATGTATTTCTCTGAAGAAGACGCCAGAAGTGTAAAGCAACCTCATGATGACCCACTCGTCATTATGATCATGATCGAGGGGTTCAATACGCGAAGAGTCTTGGTCGACAGTGGGAGCTCAGCCGATATAATCTATCTTCCCGCTTTCTAG